One genomic segment of Fusobacterium mortiferum ATCC 9817 includes these proteins:
- a CDS encoding amidohydrolase → MGKLLIKNGYIVSMNEKREVFNGGSILIEDDRIKAIGKIDEKLLDSDVEIYDAQGKIILPGLVNTHVHLSQQLGRGIADDVVLLTWLRERIWPYESSFDYEDSLISSIACCVEMIKSGTTTFLEAGGQYVDAMVEAVEKCGLRACLCKSTMDDGEGLPKPWQKTTEEELREQEELFKKYNNAADGRIKIWFGLRTIFNNSDDLIVGTKKLADKYNTGIHMHVLEVKEEMDYTRATRGETTVEHLYRLGALGPNLVAAHVVWLTEREIDLFRLYDVKASHNPAAAMKVVLGFARIPEMMEKGITVGIGTDGAPSNNRMDMMRDMYLTSLLHKGRTLDPKSVSAEEVLEMATINGAKCALQEKEIGSLEVGKKADLIVLNPDTIHALPLVDPIANIVYAMSSENVESTMCNGKWLMKEKKILFLDEKELLEKVKKQSKKVLDRAGVKLPNRFPVVDIK, encoded by the coding sequence ATGGGAAAACTTTTAATTAAAAATGGATATATAGTTTCAATGAATGAAAAAAGAGAGGTTTTTAATGGAGGTTCTATTCTTATTGAAGATGATAGAATAAAAGCCATTGGAAAAATAGATGAAAAACTATTAGATAGCGATGTAGAGATTTATGATGCACAAGGAAAAATTATTCTTCCTGGACTTGTAAATACTCATGTACATCTTTCACAGCAATTAGGAAGAGGAATAGCAGATGATGTAGTGTTACTTACTTGGTTAAGAGAGAGAATTTGGCCATATGAGAGTAGCTTTGATTATGAGGATTCCTTAATTTCATCAATAGCTTGTTGTGTAGAGATGATAAAATCAGGTACTACAACTTTCTTAGAAGCTGGGGGACAATATGTAGATGCTATGGTAGAGGCAGTAGAAAAATGTGGACTTAGAGCTTGCCTTTGTAAGTCTACTATGGACGATGGAGAGGGACTTCCAAAACCTTGGCAAAAAACTACTGAAGAGGAGTTAAGAGAGCAAGAGGAGTTATTTAAAAAATATAATAACGCAGCTGATGGAAGAATAAAAATTTGGTTTGGACTAAGAACTATATTTAATAACTCAGATGATTTAATAGTAGGAACAAAAAAATTAGCAGATAAGTATAATACTGGAATACATATGCATGTGTTGGAAGTAAAAGAGGAGATGGATTATACAAGAGCTACTAGAGGAGAAACAACAGTGGAGCACCTATATAGACTAGGAGCTTTAGGACCTAATTTAGTAGCTGCCCATGTAGTATGGTTAACTGAAAGAGAGATAGATTTATTTAGACTTTATGATGTAAAAGCATCTCATAATCCAGCAGCTGCTATGAAAGTAGTTTTAGGTTTTGCTAGAATTCCTGAGATGATGGAGAAAGGTATTACTGTTGGAATAGGAACAGATGGAGCACCGTCTAATAATAGGATGGATATGATGAGAGATATGTATTTAACATCATTATTACATAAAGGAAGAACATTAGACCCTAAGAGTGTTTCTGCTGAAGAGGTTTTAGAGATGGCAACAATAAATGGAGCTAAATGTGCTTTACAAGAGAAGGAGATAGGAAGTTTAGAAGTTGGTAAAAAAGCTGATTTAATAGTTTTAAATCCTGATACTATTCATGCTCTACCATTAGTAGACCCAATAGCTAATATAGTATATGCTATGAGCAGTGAAAATGTAGAATCTACAATGTGTAATGGAAAATGGTTAATGAAAGAGAAGAAAATTTTATTCTTAGATGAGAAAGAACTTTTAGAAAAAGTTAAAAAACAAAGTAAAAAAGTTTTAGATAGAGCTGGAGTAAAGTTACCAAATAGATTTCCAGTAGTAGATATTAAATAA
- a CDS encoding NCS2 family permease yields MMTNTLLEKVFKIEERKSSVKTEVIGGVTTFLAIAYIIFVNPAILSLAGMDKGALITVTCLATAIGTFLAAFIGNVPIAMAPGMGLNAFFTFTLVIGKGVPWQDALGVVFISGVFFFILAASGLREKLASAIPTPITIASTAGIGLFIAFIGLKNMGIIVADPATLVALGKFDLPVTLSILGLVLMAIFELKKVRGGILISIVIITVLGMILGLVELPKAIISMPPSIEPIAFKLNIFGAFKISLFGSIFSFMFIDLFDSLGFLIACFREIGLVDEKGKYKGLGRMMFADVSSTIIGACLGTSTVTTFGESAAGIAAGAKTGLASFVTAILFLLALLVTPLVGIVPMFAAAPSLVMVGVFMFKSVRDLDLSDIKIAVPAFVTIIFMPLTYSISIGLSFGFVSYIIMHAVAKEWNKINTVLWIIGALSLVNLIWR; encoded by the coding sequence ATGATGACTAACACTTTGTTAGAAAAAGTATTTAAAATTGAAGAGAGAAAAAGTAGTGTAAAAACAGAGGTAATTGGAGGAGTTACAACATTTTTAGCAATAGCATATATAATATTTGTAAATCCTGCAATTTTATCTTTAGCTGGAATGGATAAAGGAGCTTTAATTACAGTAACTTGTCTAGCTACAGCAATAGGAACATTTTTAGCTGCTTTTATAGGAAATGTGCCTATAGCAATGGCACCTGGAATGGGACTTAATGCCTTTTTTACTTTTACACTTGTTATAGGAAAAGGTGTACCTTGGCAAGATGCTTTAGGAGTAGTTTTTATATCAGGAGTTTTCTTTTTTATATTAGCAGCTTCAGGGCTTAGAGAAAAGTTAGCTTCAGCTATACCTACACCGATTACTATTGCTTCTACAGCAGGGATAGGTTTATTTATAGCTTTTATAGGTTTAAAAAATATGGGAATAATAGTAGCAGATCCAGCTACATTAGTAGCATTAGGAAAATTTGACTTACCTGTTACACTATCTATACTCGGTTTAGTTTTAATGGCAATTTTTGAATTAAAAAAAGTTAGAGGTGGAATACTGATAAGTATTGTAATTATAACAGTACTAGGAATGATATTAGGATTAGTAGAATTACCTAAAGCTATAATATCTATGCCACCAAGTATAGAACCAATAGCTTTTAAATTAAATATTTTTGGAGCCTTTAAAATCTCATTATTTGGTTCAATATTCTCTTTTATGTTTATAGACTTATTTGATTCATTAGGATTTTTAATAGCTTGTTTTAGAGAGATAGGTCTAGTAGATGAAAAAGGAAAATATAAAGGTTTAGGAAGAATGATGTTTGCTGACGTTTCATCTACGATAATAGGAGCTTGTTTAGGTACTAGTACAGTTACTACATTTGGAGAATCTGCAGCAGGAATAGCAGCAGGAGCAAAAACAGGATTAGCTTCATTTGTTACAGCTATTTTATTTTTATTAGCTTTACTTGTTACTCCATTAGTTGGAATAGTACCAATGTTTGCTGCTGCTCCATCACTTGTAATGGTAGGAGTATTTATGTTTAAAAGTGTAAGAGACTTAGATTTATCTGATATAAAGATAGCAGTTCCAGCTTTTGTTACAATAATATTTATGCCACTTACTTATAGTATCAGTATTGGATTAAGTTTTGGATTTGTTAGCTATATTATAATGCATGCTGTAGCTAAAGAGTGGAATAAAATAAATACAGTTTTATGGATAATAGGAGCTCTTTCATTAGTAAACTTAATTTGGAGATAG
- a CDS encoding autotransporter outer membrane beta-barrel domain-containing protein, with amino-acid sequence MKKQLIMLMLIIAAQNSYSETDIYSKDGNFRISVDSEFITTFEKGSYEDLLRMVDEINRQNGINSDYLDKGTTVGEGYNDVDIVPIAQFTTNNEFIEEFTSIKGINTSDSYFNVSDLINNNLSKNELDKLQYKRIGNQKRVYLGNGNIVKDLKIVNSSDFENEVENSNKNSNTKYLLEGTYKSIESGVRNQLNISMDDYYSKIQGKSKEEVVKYLQKKLKEVKDIETVYKNGELYTVCNGKEWKVLWELEAVSVHQPGETDENKQFKDEVFTKIYIYDSFNRTNDSSGKVLYKTDGSIVIEDKFNYDKAYTQISSGYNSTKSLEKIIEEAKNNQNSNNKILNQYFKDKNELSNEEFEKKWIKPFEKGGEFDTALNNMKSEIAQKRKDLTPLKEQNSTAKKELEKIKNDSRLPDDHYIFTGGWYSKEEAKKYYDKQTKEVQELLDNYVKYNKIKDETDDKILKIELDIQMEIPKKYGFYKWGTEDESKWTSFVIGAKDLVDGILGKNIELRGKGRIDGIIDLGEGNNQLTITEQFTGKYGTNVILGAYSQLKNIDVVKVGGQIGTDSSASLSGRTSLSMDIDPTVKNKEGHLIQHAFKDSDKDIIFKSLHSILNNKYRNDFAIELMVSRISEDSVINMGRKLEYEAFDRESGEILDYKISMISDSIAHTLDKLEKTDFEGNTLLKVNIKDSLKMLNDKENEVYASIKNSGHLSSLFATLTTTNKRTNFTAEEDEKELKKDITLAKYLREKNAEEIIKDLGQFNFSKLEEDKIKENISNLKNNTVITIGQKRHEQLAKVKELNLSETSQKISDLNLQNDINNLDNLTENEITEKYNNLKKFYSNALETLKSHLDEENQKIDSVKSLNSKLSSLDSAIRWFDKYGDKKNNLKEIMRYALEIPQLISKVLLENEESLDKALLKDLKALENKEDIFDYKELHSILYYTQRQEEVLKELQTLINQVQNKNIYSRLNKVAKDEISTFTSIPFDINNDFSVNKNYVHGGSILTKNSYDSFKGNIYSGYGIYETEINNMNFGFIVGGATSNHNEIKNDTLKEVTTESKIKGVSAYLGGYNRNFLTPKLQWLNGFGLQYGEYEVNREFKNNYQENNFTSNTNVYGINLYSGLNYQYSLKDDLALNFRGLVSYSFISQEDIKEKNAPLALNIKAQNYNYLDSELGVSLNKTIFNPNSKNTLSGGIFGKFGILGYDNKNLNGKFNDSTSSMEIQGNKFEKNSIKLVLNYDVSLNSGINYGLEGTYTTNDEYNNITFGLKAGYRF; translated from the coding sequence ATGAAAAAACAACTAATTATGTTAATGTTAATTATTGCTGCTCAAAACAGTTATTCTGAGACTGATATCTACAGTAAAGATGGAAATTTTAGAATCTCAGTTGATTCTGAATTTATAACAACTTTTGAAAAAGGATCATATGAAGACTTATTAAGAATGGTAGATGAAATAAATAGACAAAATGGAATAAATTCTGATTATCTAGATAAAGGAACTACTGTTGGAGAGGGATATAATGATGTTGATATTGTTCCAATAGCTCAATTTACAACTAACAATGAATTTATTGAAGAGTTTACTTCAATAAAAGGAATAAATACATCAGATTCATATTTTAATGTTTCAGATTTAATTAATAACAATTTATCTAAAAATGAATTAGATAAGTTACAATATAAAAGAATAGGGAATCAAAAGAGAGTTTATCTTGGAAATGGTAATATTGTAAAAGATTTAAAAATTGTCAATTCTTCAGATTTTGAAAATGAAGTAGAAAATAGTAATAAAAATAGTAATACCAAATACCTATTAGAAGGGACATATAAAAGTATCGAATCCGGAGTAAGAAATCAATTAAATATTTCTATGGATGATTATTATTCTAAAATTCAAGGAAAAAGTAAAGAAGAAGTAGTAAAATATCTACAAAAAAAATTAAAAGAAGTTAAAGATATTGAAACTGTATATAAAAACGGAGAGCTATATACAGTTTGTAATGGAAAAGAATGGAAAGTTCTTTGGGAATTAGAAGCAGTATCTGTGCATCAACCTGGTGAAACTGATGAAAATAAACAATTTAAAGATGAAGTTTTTACAAAAATCTATATCTATGACTCTTTTAATAGAACAAATGATAGTTCTGGAAAAGTCTTATATAAGACTGATGGTAGTATAGTTATTGAAGATAAATTCAATTATGACAAAGCATATACTCAAATATCATCTGGGTATAACTCCACAAAATCTTTAGAAAAAATTATTGAAGAAGCTAAAAACAATCAAAATTCCAATAATAAAATTTTAAATCAATATTTTAAAGATAAAAATGAACTTTCAAATGAAGAGTTTGAAAAAAAATGGATAAAACCATTTGAAAAGGGTGGAGAATTTGATACAGCTCTAAATAACATGAAAAGTGAAATAGCCCAAAAAAGAAAGGATTTAACTCCTCTTAAAGAACAAAATTCAACAGCAAAAAAAGAATTAGAAAAAATAAAAAATGATTCTAGATTACCTGATGACCATTATATATTCACTGGAGGCTGGTATTCAAAAGAAGAGGCTAAAAAATATTATGATAAACAAACTAAAGAAGTTCAAGAATTACTTGATAATTATGTTAAATATAACAAAATTAAAGATGAAACTGATGATAAAATATTAAAAATAGAATTAGATATACAAATGGAAATTCCTAAAAAGTATGGTTTCTATAAGTGGGGAACAGAAGATGAAAGTAAGTGGACAAGTTTTGTTATAGGTGCTAAAGACCTTGTTGATGGTATCCTAGGTAAAAATATCGAACTTAGAGGAAAAGGGAGAATAGATGGAATTATAGATTTAGGAGAAGGTAACAATCAACTTACTATCACTGAACAATTCACAGGAAAATATGGTACTAATGTTATTTTAGGAGCTTATTCTCAATTAAAAAATATAGATGTGGTTAAAGTTGGGGGACAAATTGGAACTGATTCTTCTGCCTCTCTTTCTGGAAGAACTTCTCTTTCAATGGATATTGACCCTACAGTAAAAAATAAAGAAGGACATCTAATACAACATGCTTTTAAAGATTCAGATAAAGATATTATTTTTAAAAGTTTACACTCTATTTTAAATAATAAGTATAGGAATGATTTTGCTATTGAATTAATGGTTAGTAGAATTAGCGAAGACTCTGTTATTAACATGGGTAGAAAATTAGAATATGAAGCTTTTGATAGAGAAAGTGGAGAAATATTAGATTATAAAATATCTATGATTTCAGATTCAATTGCACATACCTTAGATAAGTTAGAAAAAACTGATTTTGAGGGAAATACTCTTTTAAAAGTTAATATCAAAGATTCTTTAAAAATGTTAAATGATAAAGAAAATGAAGTTTATGCAAGTATTAAAAATTCAGGACATCTATCATCTCTTTTTGCTACTTTGACAACTACAAATAAAAGAACTAACTTTACAGCTGAAGAAGATGAAAAAGAACTAAAAAAAGATATTACACTTGCTAAATATCTTAGAGAAAAAAATGCTGAAGAGATTATAAAAGATTTAGGTCAATTTAATTTTTCTAAACTTGAAGAAGACAAAATAAAAGAAAATATTAGTAATCTTAAAAATAATACTGTTATTACTATTGGACAAAAAAGACATGAACAATTAGCTAAAGTTAAAGAATTAAATCTATCTGAAACATCGCAAAAAATATCTGATTTAAATTTACAAAATGATATAAATAATTTAGACAATCTAACAGAAAATGAAATAACTGAAAAATATAATAACTTAAAAAAGTTTTATAGTAATGCACTTGAAACTTTAAAATCTCATTTAGATGAAGAAAATCAAAAGATAGATAGTGTTAAAAGTTTAAACAGTAAATTATCTTCTTTAGATAGTGCTATTAGATGGTTTGATAAGTATGGAGATAAAAAAAATAATTTAAAAGAGATTATGAGATATGCTCTTGAAATTCCACAACTTATTTCTAAAGTTCTACTTGAAAATGAAGAATCATTAGATAAAGCACTTTTAAAAGATTTAAAAGCTCTTGAAAATAAAGAAGATATATTTGATTATAAAGAATTACACTCTATTCTTTACTATACTCAAAGACAGGAAGAAGTACTAAAAGAATTACAAACTCTTATAAATCAAGTTCAAAATAAAAATATTTATTCTAGACTAAATAAAGTAGCAAAAGATGAAATCTCTACTTTTACTTCTATCCCATTTGATATAAATAACGACTTTTCAGTTAACAAAAATTATGTACATGGTGGAAGTATTTTAACTAAAAACTCTTATGATTCTTTTAAAGGAAATATCTATAGTGGTTATGGTATATATGAGACTGAAATTAATAATATGAACTTTGGATTTATTGTAGGAGGAGCTACTTCTAATCATAATGAAATAAAAAATGATACCCTTAAAGAGGTTACTACAGAATCTAAAATTAAAGGTGTTAGTGCGTATTTAGGTGGATATAATAGAAACTTCTTAACTCCTAAATTACAATGGCTAAATGGATTTGGATTACAGTATGGAGAGTATGAAGTAAATAGAGAGTTTAAAAATAATTATCAAGAAAACAATTTCACTTCCAATACAAATGTATATGGAATAAATTTATACTCAGGATTAAATTATCAATATTCTTTAAAAGATGACTTAGCACTTAATTTTAGAGGGCTAGTATCTTATTCATTTATCTCACAAGAAGATATTAAAGAAAAAAATGCTCCTTTAGCCTTAAATATTAAAGCTCAAAATTATAATTATTTAGATAGTGAATTAGGAGTAAGCTTAAATAAAACTATCTTTAACCCTAACTCTAAAAATACTCTATCTGGAGGTATTTTTGGAAAATTTGGTATATTGGGATATGACAATAAAAATCTAAATGGTAAATTTAATGATTCTACTAGTTCAATGGAAATCCAAGGAAACAAATTTGAAAAAAATTCTATAAAATTAGTTTTAAACTATGATGTTTCTTTAAATTCAGGAATCAACTATGGATTAGAAGGAACTTATACTACAAATGATGAATATAATAATATTACCTTTGGGCTAAAAGCTGGATATCGTTTTTAA
- a CDS encoding uracil-xanthine permease family protein: MKNTEKVVGNAKFILGIQHVLAMFGATVLVPFLTGLNPSIALISAGVGTLIFHLCTKRIVPVFLGSSFAFIGALTLVLKNEGIGAIKGGVIAAGLIYVIMSFLVKTFGVEKIKSFFPPIVTGPIIMLIGLRMSPTALNMAGYANGKFDTKSLIVAFSVILTMVSITMMKKSFLRLIPILAAVIVGYIVATILGMVDFSVVSQAKWIGLSTEAASDLFTIPSMSLTGIIAIAPIALVVFIEHIGDITTNGAVVGKDFFKDPGIHRTLLGDGLATIAAGFLGGPANTTYGENTGVLAVTGVYDPAILRIAACYAIILGFIGKFGILLQTIPLPVMGGVSVILFGMIASVGVRTVVDAQLDFGNSRNLIISSIIFVLGIAVDNISIWQTVSVSGLALAAFSGVVLNKILPKDREIKLKKLD, translated from the coding sequence ATGAAAAATACTGAAAAGGTAGTAGGAAATGCTAAATTTATACTGGGAATACAGCATGTACTTGCAATGTTTGGAGCTACTGTTTTAGTTCCTTTCTTAACAGGATTAAATCCATCAATAGCTTTAATATCTGCTGGGGTAGGAACATTGATATTTCATCTTTGTACAAAAAGAATTGTACCAGTTTTCTTAGGTTCATCTTTTGCTTTTATAGGAGCATTGACATTAGTTTTAAAAAATGAAGGAATAGGAGCTATAAAAGGTGGAGTAATAGCTGCAGGGCTTATATATGTAATAATGTCTTTCTTGGTAAAAACTTTTGGAGTGGAGAAAATAAAATCATTTTTCCCACCAATAGTAACAGGACCTATTATTATGCTTATAGGACTTAGAATGAGTCCAACAGCTTTAAATATGGCTGGATATGCTAATGGAAAATTTGATACTAAAAGTTTAATAGTAGCTTTTTCTGTAATTTTAACAATGGTATCTATCACAATGATGAAGAAATCATTCTTAAGACTTATACCAATATTAGCTGCTGTAATAGTAGGATATATTGTAGCTACTATTTTAGGAATGGTAGATTTTAGTGTAGTATCTCAAGCTAAGTGGATAGGACTTTCTACTGAAGCAGCGAGTGATCTGTTTACAATACCATCTATGTCTTTGACAGGAATAATAGCCATAGCTCCAATAGCTTTAGTAGTATTTATTGAGCATATAGGAGATATTACAACTAATGGTGCTGTTGTAGGAAAAGATTTCTTCAAAGATCCTGGAATCCACAGAACACTTTTAGGAGATGGACTTGCTACAATAGCAGCAGGATTTTTAGGAGGACCAGCTAATACAACTTATGGAGAGAATACAGGAGTGTTAGCAGTAACAGGAGTATATGACCCAGCTATTTTAAGGATAGCAGCTTGTTATGCTATTATATTAGGATTTATAGGAAAATTTGGAATACTTTTACAAACTATTCCATTACCAGTAATGGGAGGAGTTTCTGTAATTCTATTTGGAATGATAGCTTCAGTAGGAGTAAGAACTGTTGTAGATGCACAACTTGATTTTGGTAATTCAAGAAATCTAATAATCTCTTCTATAATATTTGTTCTTGGAATAGCAGTAGATAATATAAGTATATGGCAAACAGTTTCTGTATCAGGATTAGCTTTAGCAGCTTTTTCAGGTGTTGTTTTAAATAAGATTCTTCCAAAAGATAGAGAGATAAAACTAAAAAAATTGGACTAG
- the pepF gene encoding oligoendopeptidase F produces the protein MLKRSEIDNKYKWNMTDFYPDWAEWDKDLETLKSMMKEIPQYKGQIKDDSKKFVELIKLEEKMGRLLDKLYVYVYMLKDLDSKDEVSSVKLQEIQAIYTEYSVSAAWITPEILQIPKETMERWIDENPELKDNRFGLMEIYRLQGHVLDEGKEKLLSYYGQYMGAPHDIYAELSISDMKWNEVKLSDGYEGPVTNGVYSKVLATNRNQEDRKKAFEALYGAFDNNKNTYGAIYRALLQRDVASSKGRNYNSSLEKALEPKNVPTEVYTTLLKSAIDNNAPLQRYVNLRKKALGLKEYHYYDNSINIVEYDKTFDYDVAKEMVYNSVAPLGEDYSAKMNRAISEGWIDVFETENKRSGAYSIGIYDVHPYMLLNYQSTLDDVFTLAHELGHTLHTMLSNENQPYATHDYTIFVAEVASTFNERLLLDYMIKNSNDPIEKIALIEQALGNIVGTFYIQTLFANYEYQAHKLIEEGKAVTPDVLSGIMNNLFKEYFGDSITMDELQKIIWARIPHFFNSPYYVYQYATSFASSANLYDRITNTKYSEEERAKAKEDYLTLLKSGGNDHPMNQLKKAGVDLEKFESFHAVAVEFDRLLDILEEELNKLEK, from the coding sequence TTGTTAAAAAGAAGTGAGATTGATAATAAGTATAAGTGGAATATGACAGATTTTTATCCTGACTGGGCAGAGTGGGATAAAGACTTAGAAACTTTAAAATCCATGATGAAAGAGATTCCACAATACAAAGGGCAAATAAAAGATGACTCCAAAAAATTTGTAGAGCTTATCAAATTAGAAGAAAAAATGGGAAGATTACTAGATAAGCTTTATGTATATGTATATATGTTAAAAGATTTAGATTCTAAAGATGAGGTATCTTCTGTAAAACTTCAAGAGATTCAAGCTATATATACAGAGTATTCAGTAAGTGCAGCTTGGATAACACCAGAGATTTTGCAAATTCCCAAAGAGACTATGGAAAGATGGATAGATGAAAATCCAGAACTAAAAGATAATAGATTTGGACTTATGGAAATATATAGATTGCAAGGGCATGTACTAGATGAAGGAAAAGAAAAATTACTTTCTTACTATGGGCAATATATGGGAGCTCCTCATGATATATATGCAGAATTATCTATCTCTGATATGAAATGGAATGAGGTAAAACTTTCTGATGGATATGAAGGACCTGTTACAAATGGAGTATATTCAAAAGTTTTAGCAACTAATAGAAATCAAGAGGATAGAAAAAAAGCTTTTGAAGCACTATATGGAGCTTTTGATAATAATAAAAATACCTATGGAGCAATATATAGAGCACTTCTTCAAAGAGATGTGGCTTCATCTAAAGGAAGAAACTATAACTCTAGTTTAGAAAAAGCACTTGAGCCTAAAAATGTTCCAACTGAAGTTTATACAACTTTATTAAAATCAGCAATAGATAATAATGCTCCGCTACAAAGATATGTAAATTTAAGAAAAAAAGCTTTAGGTTTAAAAGAGTATCACTACTATGATAATAGTATAAATATAGTAGAATATGATAAAACTTTTGATTATGATGTGGCAAAAGAGATGGTATATAATTCTGTAGCACCTCTTGGAGAAGATTATTCTGCTAAGATGAATAGAGCTATAAGTGAAGGTTGGATAGATGTATTTGAAACTGAAAACAAAAGAAGTGGAGCTTATTCAATAGGAATTTATGATGTACATCCATATATGTTATTAAACTATCAATCAACTTTGGATGATGTGTTTACATTAGCCCATGAATTGGGACATACACTACATACAATGTTATCAAATGAAAACCAACCATATGCTACACATGATTATACAATATTTGTAGCTGAAGTAGCTTCTACTTTTAATGAGAGATTACTACTAGATTATATGATTAAAAATTCAAATGACCCTATTGAGAAGATAGCATTGATAGAGCAAGCTCTTGGAAATATTGTAGGAACTTTCTATATCCAAACTCTATTTGCTAACTATGAGTATCAAGCTCATAAGTTAATAGAGGAGGGAAAAGCTGTAACTCCTGATGTTCTTAGCGGAATAATGAATAATCTATTTAAAGAGTATTTTGGAGATAGCATCACTATGGATGAGTTACAAAAAATAATCTGGGCAAGAATACCACACTTCTTTAACTCTCCTTATTATGTATATCAATATGCTACTAGCTTTGCTTCATCAGCAAATCTATATGATAGAATAACTAATACTAAGTATAGCGAAGAGGAAAGAGCCAAAGCTAAAGAAGATTACTTAACACTTTTAAAATCTGGTGGAAATGACCATCCTATGAATCAACTTAAAAAGGCAGGAGTGGATTTAGAAAAATTTGAAAGCTTCCATGCTGTAGCTGTAGAGTTTGATAGATTACTTGATATTTTAGAAGAGGAATTGAATAAATTAGAAAAATAA
- the hutX gene encoding heme utilization cystosolic carrier protein HutX, with translation MKNRIVKLLKENEKISLEKIAKELGISLIEVLREAPTVRKYPLEKREELFEILRGWEKVFLLVVTPNFVLEIKDKFPKGFYAHGYLNFHDPESSIGGHLSVDKIKEIFLVEDNMFGRKSCSIRFYGEDEKEIFAIYVPRDDKKELIKEYLDCFYSLI, from the coding sequence ATGAAAAATAGAATTGTGAAATTATTAAAAGAAAATGAGAAAATATCTTTAGAAAAAATAGCTAAAGAGTTAGGAATATCTCTTATAGAGGTATTAAGAGAAGCTCCAACAGTAAGAAAATATCCTCTTGAGAAAAGAGAAGAACTTTTTGAAATATTAAGAGGATGGGAAAAAGTTTTTCTATTAGTAGTAACTCCTAACTTTGTTTTAGAAATAAAAGATAAGTTTCCAAAGGGATTTTATGCTCATGGATATTTAAATTTCCATGACCCAGAATCTTCAATAGGAGGACATTTAAGTGTTGATAAAATAAAAGAGATTTTCTTAGTAGAGGATAATATGTTTGGAAGAAAAAGTTGTTCAATAAGATTCTATGGGGAAGATGAGAAAGAGATATTTGCTATATATGTTCCAAGAGATGATAAGAAAGAATTAATTAAAGAGTATTTAGATTGTTTTTACTCTTTGATATAA